The following are encoded in a window of Pseudomonas sp. JQ170C genomic DNA:
- a CDS encoding DUF2986 domain-containing protein, whose amino-acid sequence MNRQKKIKQLLKAHAKKASAKLAPKNKPKYISKADRLKLEAETSQDADVPAE is encoded by the coding sequence ATGAACCGTCAAAAGAAGATCAAGCAGTTACTGAAGGCGCACGCCAAAAAGGCCAGTGCCAAACTCGCGCCGAAGAACAAGCCCAAATACATCAGCAAGGCTGACCGATTGAAGCTTGAGGCTGAAACCAGCCAGGACGCGGACGTTCCCGCCGAGTGA
- the arsH gene encoding arsenical resistance protein ArsH produces the protein MSEHLPNLDPTLFDHAQAVIPGDHKPRILLLYGSTRARSFSRLLVEEAARLLTHFGADTRIFDPSGLPLPDDVPADHPKVQELRELVLWSEGQVWCSPERHGAMSAVFKAQIDWIPLELGAVRPTQGKTLAVMQVCGGSQSFNVVNQLRVLGRWMRMFTIPNQSSVPKAYLEFDEAGRMKASPFYDRVVDVMEELVKFTVLLRDRQAFLVDRYSERKETAEQLMSRVNQRSI, from the coding sequence ATGTCAGAGCATCTGCCCAACCTTGACCCCACCCTGTTCGATCACGCCCAGGCCGTAATTCCCGGCGATCACAAACCGCGCATCCTGCTGCTCTATGGCTCGACCCGCGCGCGCTCGTTCAGCCGGTTGTTGGTGGAGGAGGCCGCCCGCCTGCTCACCCATTTCGGCGCCGATACACGGATTTTCGATCCGTCGGGGCTGCCACTGCCCGACGATGTGCCGGCCGACCACCCCAAGGTTCAGGAGCTGCGCGAGCTGGTGCTGTGGTCGGAAGGTCAGGTCTGGTGCTCGCCGGAGCGGCACGGCGCGATGTCGGCGGTGTTCAAGGCACAGATCGACTGGATCCCGCTGGAACTGGGCGCCGTGCGCCCGACCCAGGGCAAGACCCTGGCGGTGATGCAGGTTTGTGGCGGCTCGCAGTCGTTCAACGTGGTCAACCAGCTACGCGTACTGGGGCGCTGGATGCGGATGTTCACCATCCCCAACCAATCGTCGGTGCCAAAGGCCTACCTGGAGTTCGATGAGGCCGGCCGGATGAAAGCGTCGCCGTTCTACGACCGCGTCGTTGACGTCATGGAGGAGCTGGTGAAATTCACCGTGCTGCTGCGCGACCGCCAGGCGTTTCTGGTTGATCGCTATTCGGAGCGCAAAGAAACGGCAGAACAACTGATGAGCCGGGTAAACCAGCGCTCGATCTGA
- a CDS encoding arsenate reductase ArsC: protein MRILFMCTANSCRSILSEAMFNHLAPPGTEAVSAGSFPKGQVLPRSLSTLQQAGISIEGLHSKGNDAFVSNPPDIVITVCDKAAGETCPVYFGPALKSHWGLDDPSEVTGDEAAIDAAFRSTLARIEQRCQAFLELPFAQFGRDELQRELDRIGTL from the coding sequence ATGCGAATCCTGTTCATGTGCACGGCCAACAGTTGCCGTAGCATTCTTTCTGAAGCCATGTTCAATCACCTGGCACCGCCAGGCACCGAAGCCGTCAGTGCCGGCAGCTTTCCCAAGGGGCAGGTGCTGCCACGCAGTCTTTCTACGCTGCAGCAGGCCGGCATCAGCATCGAAGGCTTGCACAGCAAGGGCAACGACGCCTTCGTCAGCAACCCGCCAGACATCGTCATCACCGTCTGCGACAAAGCCGCCGGCGAAACCTGCCCGGTGTATTTCGGCCCGGCGCTCAAGTCCCATTGGGGGCTGGACGATCCGTCCGAGGTAACGGGTGACGAGGCGGCGATTGACGCGGCCTTCCGTTCCACCCTGGCGCGCATTGAACAGCGCTGCCAAGCCTTTCTCGAACTTCCCTTTGCCCAATTTGGCCGCGATGAACTCCAGCGCGAGCTTGATCGTATCGGCACGCTTTAA
- a CDS encoding metalloregulator ArsR/SmtB family transcription factor — translation MITPPEVFKSLADETRVRATLLIADQGELCVCELMCALNDSQPKVSRHLAQLRSNGLLLDRRQGQWVYYRLNPDLPDWVRQILHVTSKANADWLKDNAQRLQSMDGRPVRAVACC, via the coding sequence ATGATCACGCCCCCCGAAGTCTTCAAGAGCCTGGCCGACGAGACCCGCGTGCGTGCCACCCTGCTGATTGCCGATCAGGGAGAGCTTTGTGTCTGCGAGCTGATGTGTGCGCTCAACGACAGCCAGCCGAAGGTCAGCCGCCACCTCGCACAGTTGCGCAGCAATGGATTGCTGCTCGATCGCCGTCAGGGCCAGTGGGTCTATTACCGGCTCAATCCGGACCTCCCCGACTGGGTCCGGCAAATCCTGCACGTCACCTCGAAGGCCAATGCCGATTGGCTCAAGGACAACGCGCAACGCCTGCAGAGCATGGATGGTCGTCCCGTGCGCGCAGTTGCCTGCTGCTGA
- a CDS encoding sigma-70 family RNA polymerase sigma factor: MSGKHPIEHLYVEHHGWLQGWLRHRLNNAADAADLAQDTFVRVLQRRHAQALLEPRAYLRTIARGLVIDLWRHRDIERAWLETLAHLPVEDMPSPETNALAIEALVAIDRLLDELPARARVAFLLAQLDGMPCPRIAEQLGVSLSTVERDIAKALRHCYTRVFEDAI, translated from the coding sequence ATGTCCGGCAAACACCCCATCGAACACCTCTACGTCGAGCACCATGGCTGGTTACAGGGCTGGCTCCGGCATCGACTGAACAATGCCGCGGATGCGGCGGACCTTGCCCAGGACACCTTCGTTCGTGTGCTGCAACGCCGTCACGCGCAGGCCTTGCTAGAGCCACGGGCGTACCTGCGCACCATCGCCCGCGGGCTGGTCATCGACTTGTGGCGCCATCGCGACATCGAGCGGGCCTGGCTCGAAACCCTGGCGCACTTGCCCGTTGAAGACATGCCTTCACCGGAAACCAATGCCCTGGCCATCGAGGCACTGGTGGCCATCGACCGTCTGCTGGACGAGTTGCCAGCACGTGCCCGTGTCGCCTTTCTGCTGGCTCAACTGGACGGTATGCCCTGTCCGCGGATCGCCGAGCAGTTGGGGGTATCGTTGTCCACGGTCGAACGGGATATCGCCAAAGCCTTGCGCCATTGCTACACAAGGGTGTTCGAGGACGCGATATGA
- a CDS encoding FecR domain-containing protein yields the protein MNGAALPSLPPEVVDQAIEWSIRLNYNQPDPATRLAFDAWLARADTHRLAWARIQSLGGRFAGVPSELAMQALEKLPEARLQRRQLLNLLSVFAAVGVTAWTTRQTLPWQRLQADYSTQVGERGRWDLADGSLLELNTDSAVRLRFDAMTRDIELLRGELHLISGADTDSPTRRALRVSTALGTFEALGTRFSVRLEAQSCRLSVTEGAVRMQPQAGTAAVAQAGEIWQLDAAATRRLTGDAAESAAWRDGVLAVRDMPLTDVLQELGRYRNGYLGCAPDIARRPISGNFNLTDTDATLAFLAQAHGLQLHSLTRYWVRLSA from the coding sequence ATGAACGGCGCTGCCCTGCCCTCGCTGCCGCCCGAGGTGGTCGACCAGGCCATCGAGTGGTCGATACGCCTCAACTACAACCAGCCTGACCCGGCGACGCGCCTGGCCTTCGATGCCTGGCTGGCCCGTGCCGATACACATCGCCTGGCCTGGGCTCGCATCCAGAGCCTGGGCGGCCGTTTTGCAGGCGTGCCGTCGGAGCTTGCCATGCAAGCGCTGGAGAAACTGCCGGAGGCTCGCCTGCAACGGCGTCAGCTGCTGAATTTGCTGTCGGTGTTCGCAGCGGTCGGCGTTACAGCCTGGACCACCCGCCAGACCCTTCCCTGGCAGCGGCTCCAGGCCGACTACAGCACTCAGGTCGGGGAACGTGGGCGCTGGGACCTTGCTGACGGCAGCCTGCTTGAGCTCAATACCGACAGCGCCGTGCGCCTGCGCTTCGACGCAATGACCCGCGACATCGAATTGCTGCGGGGTGAGTTGCACCTGATCAGCGGCGCAGATACCGACAGCCCCACCCGGCGTGCGCTGCGCGTCAGTACTGCACTGGGTACGTTCGAGGCCCTGGGCACCCGCTTCAGCGTGCGCCTGGAGGCTCAGTCCTGTCGCCTGAGCGTGACCGAAGGCGCGGTGCGCATGCAGCCGCAGGCGGGTACTGCCGCTGTCGCCCAGGCCGGCGAAATCTGGCAACTGGATGCTGCCGCCACCCGGCGCCTGACAGGCGACGCGGCGGAGTCCGCGGCCTGGCGTGATGGCGTGCTGGCCGTGCGCGACATGCCGCTGACCGATGTGCTGCAGGAGCTCGGCCGCTACCGCAACGGCTACCTGGGCTGCGCACCCGATATCGCCCGGCGGCCCATCAGCGGCAACTTCAACCTGACAGATACCGATGCCACCCTGGCCTTCCTCGCCCAGGCCCATGGCCTGCAACTGCACTCACTGACGCGCTACTGGGTGCGTCTTAGCGCTTAG
- a CDS encoding TonB-dependent siderophore receptor, whose product MTHHPSLRIAVRHALFCLGLGLSAVPIAQAADPVSASATHEFSIAAGSLDFALTELSRQTGLNITFEPVDLAGKHSRGLRGRLTIDQALDRLLAGSGLQALPMSNGGFRLIPAAPDAAGAVALAPTSVVGATTLGELTENTGSYTTGAIGAGGKTPRSLRETPQSVSVMSKQRMEDQNLTSLTQVLDQTTGITVVGGNDSKNEIYSRGFVIRSIQTDGGAPMLRNEAFDTLPDMTAYDHVEVLRGSDGLYGGTGDPGGSINLVRKRALAYNQLKVSQSAGSWDNYRSEVDVTGPLGFDGALRGRVAMSFEDKQYFYDNADSEKHVVFGTLEADLTPDTLLTVGGSYEWRDMDGYWDRGLVRYKDGAQIGTSRSTSLAADWSANNYKRTEYFSKVEHAFNDNWKINTSYTKSKFDSTQDIGEVKSSVTPNVTNGTIFSRFIRGYSNEQDLFDTNVSGKFEAFGLHHELLVGADYAEVIRSYSDHSDLTTPSAINVPFDINTGDAGAMPKPPAPGIYYYNPDWNQRKSGAYTTFKAQLADPLHLTLGARYSDYRDNVRTVVPSFNADNRVKESNRGEVTPFGALVLDVTEQWSLYTSYAEIFQPQTAYQSQSGHPLDPIEGETYEFGTKGELLGGALNVSSALYYTKRQNEAVSTGNGFYAASGEVVSKGIDAEISGELAPGWQAIVGYTLNLNKQRTAGSPANDGKPMSTQTPKHLFKFFTTYQLPGEFERWKVGLGATLQSDSYKSGFVQHRLPDGSLSTAEAYSFEQSGYAVWNSLVEYKIDQHWTAQVNANNLFDKTYYQTVNSSDGGNWYGAPRNYMLTLRGTF is encoded by the coding sequence GTGACTCACCACCCCTCCCTTCGCATCGCCGTTCGCCATGCCCTCTTCTGTCTCGGCCTTGGCCTGAGCGCCGTACCGATCGCTCAAGCGGCTGATCCGGTCAGCGCCAGCGCCACCCATGAGTTCTCCATTGCGGCTGGATCGCTGGATTTTGCACTCACCGAACTCAGCCGCCAGACCGGCCTGAACATCACATTCGAGCCCGTCGATCTGGCTGGCAAGCACAGCCGGGGACTGCGTGGACGCTTGACCATCGACCAGGCCCTTGACCGCCTGCTGGCCGGCAGTGGCCTGCAGGCATTGCCCATGAGCAATGGTGGCTTTCGATTGATACCGGCCGCCCCGGACGCCGCTGGCGCCGTGGCGCTGGCCCCCACCAGCGTCGTCGGGGCCACCACCCTCGGCGAACTCACCGAGAACACCGGCTCCTACACCACCGGGGCCATCGGCGCAGGTGGCAAGACGCCGCGGAGTTTGCGTGAAACACCCCAATCGGTTTCGGTCATGAGCAAGCAGCGCATGGAAGACCAGAACCTGACCAGCCTCACCCAAGTGCTCGACCAGACCACAGGCATTACCGTAGTGGGCGGCAACGACTCGAAGAACGAGATCTACTCCCGTGGTTTTGTCATTCGCAGCATCCAGACTGACGGCGGTGCGCCGATGCTGCGCAACGAGGCCTTCGACACCCTGCCCGACATGACCGCCTACGATCACGTCGAGGTGCTGCGCGGCTCCGATGGCCTGTACGGCGGCACCGGCGATCCCGGTGGCAGCATCAACCTGGTGCGCAAACGTGCACTGGCCTACAACCAACTGAAAGTCAGCCAGTCGGCGGGCAGCTGGGACAACTACCGCAGCGAAGTGGATGTGACCGGCCCCCTGGGTTTTGACGGTGCCCTGCGCGGTCGGGTGGCCATGTCTTTTGAAGACAAGCAGTACTTCTACGACAATGCCGACAGCGAGAAGCATGTGGTGTTCGGCACCCTGGAAGCCGACCTGACACCCGATACCCTGCTGACGGTAGGCGGCAGCTACGAATGGCGAGACATGGATGGCTACTGGGACCGGGGCCTGGTTCGCTACAAGGACGGGGCACAAATCGGCACCTCGCGCAGCACCTCGCTGGCCGCCGACTGGTCAGCCAACAACTACAAGCGCACCGAGTACTTCAGCAAGGTCGAACACGCCTTCAACGACAACTGGAAGATCAACACCAGCTACACCAAGAGCAAATTCGATTCCACCCAGGACATCGGGGAGGTCAAGAGTTCGGTCACACCCAATGTCACCAATGGCACGATTTTCTCGCGCTTCATCCGTGGCTACAGCAATGAGCAAGACCTGTTCGATACCAACGTCTCCGGTAAATTCGAGGCCTTCGGTTTGCACCACGAACTGCTGGTCGGTGCCGACTACGCCGAAGTCATCCGCAGTTACTCCGACCACAGCGACCTGACCACTCCCAGCGCGATCAACGTCCCGTTCGACATCAACACCGGCGACGCCGGCGCCATGCCCAAACCGCCAGCGCCCGGGATTTACTACTACAACCCGGACTGGAACCAGCGCAAATCCGGCGCCTACACCACCTTCAAGGCGCAATTGGCCGACCCGCTGCACCTGACCCTGGGCGCGCGCTATTCGGATTACCGCGACAACGTGCGCACCGTGGTGCCGAGTTTCAACGCCGACAACCGGGTCAAGGAAAGCAACCGCGGCGAAGTCACCCCGTTTGGCGCCCTGGTGCTGGACGTCACAGAGCAATGGTCGCTGTACACCAGCTACGCCGAAATCTTCCAGCCCCAGACCGCGTATCAGTCTCAAAGCGGTCATCCGCTGGACCCGATCGAGGGTGAAACCTACGAGTTCGGCACCAAGGGCGAACTGCTCGGCGGAGCCCTGAACGTCTCCTCGGCGTTGTACTACACCAAGCGCCAGAACGAGGCAGTGAGTACCGGCAATGGTTTTTATGCCGCATCCGGCGAGGTGGTGAGCAAGGGTATCGACGCCGAGATTTCCGGCGAACTGGCGCCGGGCTGGCAGGCCATCGTTGGCTATACGCTGAACCTCAACAAACAGCGCACCGCCGGCAGCCCAGCCAACGACGGCAAGCCGATGAGCACGCAAACGCCCAAGCACCTGTTCAAGTTCTTCACCACCTACCAACTGCCGGGTGAGTTCGAGCGCTGGAAAGTCGGCCTCGGCGCGACCCTCCAGAGCGACAGCTACAAGAGCGGTTTCGTCCAGCATCGCCTGCCGGACGGCAGCCTGAGCACGGCCGAGGCGTACTCGTTCGAGCAGTCGGGCTATGCCGTGTGGAACAGCCTGGTCGAGTACAAGATCGACCAGCACTGGACCGCGCAGGTCAACGCCAACAACCTCTTCGACAAAACCTACTACCAGACGGTCAACTCCAGCGATGGCGGCAACTGGTACGGGGCACCGCGCAACTACATGCTGACCTTGCGCGGCACATTCTAG
- a CDS encoding sigma-70 family RNA polymerase sigma factor has product MSADSSALPAAVGDLYAAHNAWLRGWLRKRMGDHADAADLAQDTFVKVIKARNALEIREPRQYLATIAKGLMIDQFRRRSLELAYLETLASLPAAQVPSCEAQAILFETLVELDRMLAGLGARVRQVFILSQLDGLTYAQIADQLGISLRSVNNHMAKAMEHICLMQWETLA; this is encoded by the coding sequence ATGTCGGCCGACTCCTCCGCCCTGCCCGCCGCTGTCGGCGACCTTTACGCTGCACACAACGCATGGCTGCGTGGCTGGTTGCGCAAGCGCATGGGTGATCACGCCGATGCAGCCGACCTGGCACAAGACACCTTCGTCAAGGTCATCAAGGCGCGTAATGCGCTGGAGATCCGCGAACCCCGCCAGTACCTGGCGACCATCGCCAAAGGCTTGATGATCGACCAGTTCCGTCGCCGGTCGCTGGAACTGGCCTACCTCGAAACCCTGGCAAGCCTGCCTGCCGCTCAAGTCCCCAGCTGTGAAGCGCAAGCGATCCTGTTCGAGACATTGGTGGAGCTGGACCGGATGCTTGCCGGGCTTGGAGCACGGGTACGCCAGGTCTTCATCCTGTCGCAACTCGACGGCCTGACGTACGCCCAGATTGCCGACCAGCTGGGTATTTCCCTGCGCTCGGTGAACAACCACATGGCCAAGGCCATGGAACACATCTGCCTGATGCAATGGGAAACCCTGGCATGA
- a CDS encoding FecR domain-containing protein — MTPSPSPAQREAIRDAAHWYARLSSGEASAEEQAQWQRWHDTNPLHQQAWQRMQAVSATLDRLPRHLASSTLLSAGQSRRQVLYGLAMLLGGGALATLGWRSELRHEWTATFRTGVGERRDLTLADGSQVILDTDSALDLQFDDRQRRLILRRGQLAITTAPDPLVRPLMVDTRFGRVLALGTRFTVSVDHQGSEVAVLEKAVQVSLGSTRHLRLDAGQRAAFGPTGIGSVRNNDASVGAWQDGSLIAINQPLGELLAQLSRYRPGVLQCDPAVAAMKISGAFPIADTDLALAALQAAFPLGVHRRTRYWVTVTAQG; from the coding sequence ATGACCCCGTCGCCCTCCCCAGCCCAACGCGAGGCGATCCGTGACGCGGCCCACTGGTACGCCCGCTTGTCCTCCGGCGAGGCCAGCGCCGAAGAGCAGGCGCAATGGCAACGCTGGCACGATACCAACCCCCTGCATCAACAGGCCTGGCAACGCATGCAGGCGGTGAGCGCGACGCTGGATCGCTTGCCCCGGCACCTGGCTTCCTCGACGCTGCTGAGCGCCGGGCAGTCGCGGCGACAGGTGCTCTATGGGTTGGCAATGCTGCTTGGCGGTGGCGCACTCGCAACGCTGGGCTGGCGTAGCGAGTTGCGCCATGAGTGGACCGCAACCTTCCGTACCGGCGTGGGCGAACGCCGGGACTTGACGCTGGCGGACGGCAGTCAGGTGATACTCGACACCGACAGTGCCCTGGACCTGCAATTCGATGATCGGCAGCGGCGCCTGATCCTGCGTCGCGGGCAATTGGCAATCACCACGGCGCCCGATCCCTTGGTCCGCCCCCTGATGGTCGACACCCGCTTTGGCCGGGTACTGGCGCTGGGTACCCGCTTCACCGTCAGCGTCGATCACCAGGGCAGCGAAGTGGCTGTGCTGGAAAAGGCGGTGCAGGTGTCGCTCGGATCAACCCGCCACCTGCGCCTTGACGCCGGCCAACGGGCGGCCTTCGGGCCGACGGGGATCGGTAGCGTGCGCAACAACGATGCATCGGTCGGCGCCTGGCAGGACGGCAGCCTGATCGCAATCAACCAGCCCTTGGGCGAACTGCTTGCCCAGTTGTCCCGCTATCGCCCCGGGGTGCTGCAGTGTGATCCGGCAGTCGCGGCCATGAAGATCTCGGGTGCCTTCCCCATCGCCGATACCGACCTGGCCTTGGCCGCGTTGCAAGCCGCCTTCCCACTCGGCGTGCATCGACGCACCCGCTATTGGGTGACCGTTACGGCACAAGGCTGA
- a CDS encoding TonB-dependent siderophore receptor codes for MSIKLRAHTTLALTLHLTMGAALVWPGVSLAAQVSSSQARAYDIEPGTLTETLSRFASQSGVALSFDDASTQARRSPGLKGSYTVEQGFAVLLAGSGLHAARQENGVYLLSASTLRNGSVELGATTIESRSLQADADSYSAGTATVGSKVATSLREVPHSVSVMTRQQIEDQNLNSLTDVMGKMTGVSLQKGGISQAAMGNESNFFSRGFAVSNTTIDGGAPLTTSIAGYGSLSQLDMAQYERVEFLRGVDGLYSSTGDPGGTVNLVRKRALREHQLTFSVSAGSWDNYRTELDVTGALVDSGAIRGRLGMAYQDSKSFMDYVDTQNSLTYGSLAFDLSPDTTLTLGGSFQDNDGVPYFAGLPRYTNGDDLKLPRHTAFTSNWNTVEEKTTQLYTKLEHSFSSDWSLTTDLSYVDIDRDSAGLYFFGGVDPITGTGPTWHQFPNKGGSVRKSVNSYVKGGFDAFDLHHDVLFGVDYTHTVGTVIQRTGLISGIPVDLSDRNPPQDMGSTANKKQDLPEIRRSAYGMTRLSLTDELKFILGGRLSDYSYQNKQDFYDGVTPPSRPATQHKRGVFTPYAGLTYDLNDQWTTYISYAETFTPQAGNNDTNGAQLDPATSKNYEIGLKGQLLDGRVNTSFAVYRIEQDNTAVYDENGTGPVGSEATCCYFNAGQVVSKGFDAEISGEVAKGLQLMAGYTYNRLEAKDASEGRGSFEGVTPKHLLKVWGTYQLPGELHDWKAGLGAISQSTTSKQGSISPFNPDTGNFDGDPVDYKFLQSGYTIWSASLDYQIDKNWSATLNANNLFDKKYYSTVGTSAYNNFYGDPRNFMLTIRSTF; via the coding sequence ATGAGCATTAAGCTACGGGCACACACGACATTGGCCCTGACACTCCACCTGACGATGGGCGCGGCGCTCGTTTGGCCCGGCGTCTCGCTTGCCGCGCAGGTGAGCAGCAGCCAGGCCCGCGCCTACGACATCGAACCCGGTACGTTGACCGAAACGCTGAGCCGGTTCGCCAGTCAGTCCGGGGTGGCGTTGTCATTCGATGACGCCAGCACCCAGGCGCGTCGCTCACCCGGCTTGAAGGGCAGCTACACCGTCGAGCAGGGCTTCGCTGTACTGCTGGCCGGCAGTGGATTGCACGCCGCACGCCAGGAAAATGGTGTCTACCTGCTCAGCGCCAGCACCCTGCGCAACGGCTCCGTGGAACTGGGCGCGACGACCATCGAAAGCCGCAGCCTGCAGGCGGACGCCGACAGCTATAGCGCCGGCACCGCAACCGTTGGCAGCAAGGTGGCGACGTCGCTGCGTGAGGTCCCGCATTCGGTCTCGGTCATGACCCGCCAGCAAATCGAGGACCAGAACCTCAACAGCCTGACCGACGTCATGGGCAAGATGACCGGCGTCTCGCTGCAAAAAGGCGGGATTTCCCAGGCGGCCATGGGTAACGAGAGCAACTTTTTCTCGCGCGGTTTCGCCGTCTCCAACACCACCATCGATGGCGGCGCGCCATTGACGACCTCGATCGCCGGTTACGGTTCGCTGAGCCAGCTGGATATGGCCCAGTACGAACGCGTCGAGTTTTTGCGCGGTGTCGACGGCCTGTACTCCAGTACCGGCGACCCAGGCGGTACCGTCAACCTGGTACGCAAGCGAGCCCTGCGGGAACACCAGCTGACGTTCTCGGTATCGGCGGGCAGCTGGGACAACTACCGCACCGAGCTGGACGTGACCGGTGCCCTGGTCGACAGCGGCGCCATACGGGGTCGACTGGGCATGGCGTATCAGGACAGCAAGTCATTCATGGACTATGTCGACACGCAGAACTCGCTGACCTACGGCTCGCTGGCATTCGACCTGAGCCCCGATACCACCCTGACCCTGGGCGGCAGCTTCCAGGACAACGACGGCGTCCCCTACTTTGCCGGACTGCCGCGCTACACCAATGGCGACGACCTGAAACTGCCGCGCCACACCGCGTTCACCTCGAACTGGAACACGGTCGAGGAAAAGACCACCCAGCTGTACACCAAGCTCGAACATAGCTTCAGCAGCGACTGGTCACTGACCACCGACCTGTCCTATGTCGATATCGACCGTGACTCCGCTGGCCTGTACTTCTTCGGCGGCGTCGACCCGATCACCGGCACCGGACCGACCTGGCACCAGTTCCCGAACAAGGGCGGCAGCGTGCGCAAGTCGGTCAACAGCTACGTCAAGGGTGGCTTCGACGCCTTCGACCTGCACCACGACGTGCTTTTCGGTGTCGACTACACCCACACCGTCGGCACCGTCATCCAGCGTACCGGCCTGATCTCGGGCATTCCGGTTGACCTGAGCGACCGCAATCCGCCCCAGGACATGGGCAGCACTGCCAACAAGAAACAGGACCTGCCCGAGATACGCCGCTCCGCCTATGGCATGACCCGTCTGTCCTTGACCGACGAGCTCAAGTTCATTCTCGGCGGCAGACTGTCCGACTACAGCTACCAGAACAAGCAGGACTTCTACGACGGCGTGACCCCACCCTCGCGGCCAGCGACCCAGCACAAGCGCGGCGTGTTCACGCCCTATGCCGGTCTGACCTACGACCTGAACGACCAGTGGACCACCTACATCAGCTACGCCGAGACCTTTACCCCGCAGGCAGGTAACAACGATACCAACGGCGCCCAACTCGATCCCGCCACCTCGAAGAACTACGAGATTGGCCTCAAGGGCCAGCTGCTCGATGGTCGGGTCAACACTTCGTTCGCCGTCTACCGGATCGAACAGGACAACACCGCGGTTTACGATGAGAACGGTACCGGCCCGGTCGGTAGCGAAGCGACCTGCTGCTACTTCAACGCCGGCCAGGTGGTGAGCAAAGGCTTCGATGCAGAAATCAGCGGTGAAGTCGCCAAAGGCCTGCAACTGATGGCCGGCTACACCTACAACCGCCTCGAAGCCAAGGACGCCAGCGAAGGGCGCGGCAGCTTTGAAGGGGTCACGCCCAAGCACCTGCTCAAGGTCTGGGGTACCTACCAATTGCCGGGTGAGTTGCACGACTGGAAAGCGGGCCTGGGTGCGATCAGCCAGAGCACCACCTCCAAGCAGGGCTCGATCTCACCGTTCAACCCCGACACCGGCAATTTCGACGGCGACCCGGTCGATTACAAGTTCCTGCAGTCGGGCTACACAATCTGGAGCGCAAGCCTGGACTATCAGATCGACAAAAACTGGTCGGCCACGCTCAATGCCAACAACCTCTTCGACAAGAAGTATTACTCGACGGTGGGCACGTCGGCGTACAACAACTTCTATGGCGACCCACGCAACTTCATGCTGACCATTCGCAGCACGTTCTGA